In Vagococcus luciliae, one genomic interval encodes:
- a CDS encoding helix-turn-helix domain-containing protein, which yields MLLDNHIENRVKDEILIFKILFNKKYSHMNDLIEVTQFSKVKILNTIKELERLLDTYISINEIKPNVYSLTSLCDLSCRQIQHIIYQQSNVLLALKFLVTNTNQTLNDFIDSIYISKANAYRVINSCKSFLHYIGLETHNYKIKGDEYRIRYLISTLAFNYGIHCYEITPKDTYKVRQFICETNSFISFDFLEHSQEEYGFFEHLIMLSWIRYNPDYSLPDNEEFEELKTIFIYKMLPSYLDQLFGPLNWSKSDYDYIFLVYCSTKNPLFSNQWSEQDKIQVKEIVYSQDRVTYLINLIEHYFGSDIVKLPDFKTGIFYLYKRYLFNLHHLIKINNYDCNVLKSDLDKEIYNRLVQVKINCEKELNIIEAVSYSELNYFTMLLTNLLRFLTPTLTLTIVSESIADHKLMKHLLYNNLSFNKFMIKEFLLGAEPINTLKNHENNILVFTKSFNFHEELKKENVMILPLNCIDTSFSSLTSLLKEKEADNIFNLINKKEADKSNFD from the coding sequence ATGCTGTTAGATAATCATATTGAAAACAGAGTAAAAGATGAGATTTTAATATTTAAAATTTTATTTAATAAGAAATACAGTCATATGAATGATTTAATTGAAGTCACTCAATTCTCAAAAGTAAAAATATTAAATACTATAAAAGAACTGGAGCGACTTCTAGATACATACATTTCCATTAATGAAATAAAACCCAATGTTTACTCACTAACTTCATTATGCGATTTATCTTGCCGACAGATACAACATATTATTTATCAACAATCTAATGTTTTACTTGCTTTAAAATTTTTAGTGACAAATACTAACCAAACGTTGAATGACTTTATTGATTCCATCTATATTTCAAAAGCAAATGCCTATAGAGTCATTAATTCTTGTAAATCCTTTTTACACTATATTGGACTGGAAACCCATAACTATAAAATAAAAGGTGACGAATACAGAATACGTTATCTTATTTCAACATTAGCTTTTAACTATGGGATACATTGTTACGAGATCACTCCCAAAGATACTTATAAAGTACGTCAATTTATTTGCGAGACTAATTCTTTCATTTCTTTCGATTTTCTTGAACATTCACAAGAAGAATATGGTTTTTTCGAACATCTAATTATGCTTTCATGGATTCGATATAACCCTGATTATTCGTTACCTGATAATGAAGAATTTGAAGAATTAAAAACTATTTTTATTTATAAAATGTTACCATCATATCTCGACCAATTATTTGGACCACTTAACTGGTCAAAGTCTGATTATGATTATATTTTTTTAGTTTACTGTTCCACCAAAAATCCACTTTTTTCAAATCAATGGTCTGAACAAGATAAAATACAAGTTAAAGAAATAGTCTATAGTCAAGATAGAGTTACCTATTTAATTAATTTAATTGAACACTATTTTGGCTCTGATATTGTCAAACTACCAGATTTTAAAACAGGTATTTTTTATTTATATAAACGCTATTTATTTAATTTACATCACCTAATAAAAATAAATAATTATGATTGCAATGTTCTAAAGTCTGACCTGGACAAAGAAATATACAATCGATTAGTTCAAGTAAAAATAAACTGTGAAAAGGAACTTAATATTATAGAAGCTGTTTCCTATAGTGAACTAAATTACTTCACTATGTTGTTAACGAATTTACTACGTTTTCTCACACCTACTTTGACGCTAACCATCGTCAGCGAGTCCATTGCTGATCATAAGTTAATGAAACATTTGCTCTATAATAACCTTTCTTTCAATAAATTTATGATAAAAGAATTCCTGTTAGGTGCAGAGCCAATCAATACGCTTAAAAACCACGAAAATAATATCTTAGTATTTACAAAATCATTCAATTTTCATGAAGAATTAAAAAAAGAAAATGTGATGATACTTCCACTAAATTGTATTGACACTTCATTTTCTTCGTTAACTTCTTTACT
- a CDS encoding MucBP domain-containing protein, with product MKIKKISHFLMAVMVLPYFSGLSVLAEKKPINDAYDKQEEVVKETKWYKEKKITLKAKKSQEFVEPTPIDYEILIDGSGSMRDTGSLETTKAVLKDFINTRNKKTDRVGLSVFRGPGYDTVNNTMLYEVITDTISDYDNNFDELNQKIDGLKSGGLTPLLDGLNHSLNKMNTTSRKDARKVLIVFSDGHPNIGPKRDYVITKNALRGAEQYINPQVNYPGNKAIELRKEIDEFYEKGDIESDLYLQKEKELNELDNKFPLGYKNVNFDNPSDRVNKDFEGRRYENHIQEFYDLADMITKKATDIKKQGYEVYTIYLDNSKSDSYSKIINKNGEVESLFKNMAQDSNHYFSASNVNLLSQSFKELDNTIKKYTYEIHDDIEQGYTLMPETIKSDKDNVLVNHDDKQIQWTSSGVDYEELTVSYHIYKEISEGNVVVKHVDESGKELVEPETKTDTVGEKYETTSKEIPEYELVTTPTNANGEFKEGTQEVIYVYKPKADVPSVVEGTIVVKHVDESGKAVAKPETKTDEVGKKYETESKEIPGYELVTTPTNATGEFKEGTQEVIYVYKPKADVPSVVEGTVVVKHVDESGKAVAKPETKTDEVGKKYETESKEISGYELVTTPTNATGEFKEGTQEVIYVYKPKADVPSIVEGTVVVKHVDESGKAVAKPETKTDEVGKKYETESKEIPGYELVTTPTNATGEFKEGTQEVIYVYKPKADVPSVVEGTVVVKHVDESGKAVAKPETKTDEVGKKYETESKEIPGYELVITPTNATGEFKEGTQEVIYVYKPKADVPSVVEGTVVVKHVDESGKAVAKPETKTDEVGKKYETESKEIPGYELVITPTNATGEFKEGTQEVIYVYKPKADVPSVVEGTVVVKHVDESGKAVAKPETKTDEVGKKYETESKEIPGYELVITPTNATGEFKEGTQEVIYVYKPKADVPSVVEGTVVVKHVDESGKAVAKPETKTDEVGKKYETESKEIPGYELVTTPTNATGEFKEGTQEVIYVYKPIKQIITKEGNSNETNTIEKPSSKPISQDVIKYEKKNNNVVSKNELTKTLPKTGDIEKINYLLMGLISVIGSFGMLILRRKK from the coding sequence ATGAAAATAAAGAAAATAAGCCATTTTTTAATGGCAGTTATGGTGTTACCTTATTTTAGTGGATTAAGCGTTTTAGCTGAGAAAAAGCCGATTAATGATGCTTATGATAAGCAAGAAGAGGTTGTCAAAGAAACAAAATGGTATAAGGAAAAGAAAATAACGTTAAAAGCAAAAAAAAGCCAGGAATTTGTAGAACCAACACCAATTGATTATGAAATTTTAATCGATGGTTCAGGCTCTATGCGTGATACTGGTAGTTTGGAAACAACAAAAGCTGTTTTAAAAGACTTTATTAACACGAGAAATAAAAAGACAGATAGAGTAGGATTATCGGTATTTAGAGGACCTGGTTATGATACAGTAAATAATACGATGTTATATGAAGTTATAACAGATACTATTAGTGATTATGATAATAATTTTGATGAACTAAACCAAAAAATTGATGGGTTAAAATCAGGAGGATTAACACCTTTACTTGATGGGCTTAACCATTCATTAAACAAAATGAATACTACAAGTCGAAAAGATGCGAGAAAGGTATTAATCGTTTTTTCTGATGGGCATCCTAATATTGGACCCAAGAGAGATTATGTTATTACTAAAAATGCTTTGAGAGGTGCTGAGCAATATATAAATCCCCAAGTGAATTATCCAGGAAATAAAGCAATCGAGTTAAGAAAAGAGATTGATGAATTTTATGAAAAGGGAGATATTGAGTCAGATTTATATTTACAAAAGGAAAAAGAATTAAATGAATTAGATAATAAGTTTCCATTGGGATACAAAAATGTAAATTTTGATAACCCTTCAGATAGAGTTAATAAAGATTTTGAAGGAAGACGTTATGAAAATCATATACAAGAGTTTTATGATTTAGCAGACATGATCACGAAAAAAGCAACAGATATAAAAAAACAAGGTTATGAAGTGTATACCATTTATTTAGATAACTCGAAAAGCGATTCTTACTCAAAGATTATTAATAAAAATGGTGAAGTAGAATCATTATTTAAGAATATGGCACAAGATTCTAATCATTATTTTTCTGCAAGCAATGTCAATTTATTAAGCCAATCTTTTAAAGAGTTGGATAATACCATTAAAAAATATACTTATGAAATTCATGATGACATCGAACAAGGATATACATTAATGCCAGAGACGATTAAATCAGATAAGGATAATGTGTTAGTTAATCATGATGATAAACAGATACAATGGACATCATCAGGAGTAGATTATGAAGAGTTAACTGTTTCATATCATATATATAAGGAAATTTCTGAGGGAAATGTCGTGGTGAAACACGTAGATGAATCAGGCAAAGAATTGGTGGAACCTGAAACAAAAACTGATACAGTTGGCGAAAAATATGAGACAACGTCAAAAGAAATTCCAGAATATGAGTTGGTAACAACGCCAACTAACGCCAATGGTGAATTCAAAGAGGGCACACAAGAAGTTATCTATGTGTACAAGCCAAAGGCAGATGTACCGTCTGTTGTGGAAGGCACCATTGTGGTGAAACATGTGGACGAAAGTGGCAAAGCAGTCGCAAAACCTGAAACAAAAACCGATGAAGTGGGTAAAAAATACGAGACTGAATCAAAAGAGATCCCAGGTTATGAGTTAGTGACCACACCAACTAACGCCACTGGTGAATTTAAAGAAGGCACACAAGAAGTTATCTATGTGTACAAGCCAAAGGCAGATGTACCATCTGTTGTGGAAGGCACCGTTGTGGTGAAACATGTGGACGAAAGTGGCAAAGCAGTCGCAAAACCTGAAACAAAAACCGATGAAGTGGGTAAAAAATACGAGACTGAATCAAAAGAGATCTCAGGTTATGAGTTAGTGACCACACCAACTAACGCCACTGGTGAATTTAAAGAAGGCACACAAGAAGTTATCTATGTGTACAAGCCAAAGGCAGATGTACCGTCTATTGTGGAAGGTACCGTTGTGGTGAAACATGTGGACGAAAGTGGCAAAGCAGTCGCAAAACCTGAAACAAAAACCGATGAAGTGGGTAAAAAATACGAGACTGAATCAAAAGAGATCCCAGGTTATGAGTTAGTGACCACACCAACTAACGCCACTGGTGAATTTAAAGAAGGCACACAAGAAGTTATCTATGTGTACAAGCCAAAGGCAGATGTACCATCTGTTGTGGAAGGCACCGTTGTGGTGAAACATGTGGACGAAAGTGGCAAAGCAGTCGCAAAACCTGAAACAAAAACCGATGAAGTGGGTAAAAAATACGAGACTGAATCAAAAGAGATCCCAGGTTATGAGTTGGTGATTACACCAACTAACGCCACTGGTGAATTTAAAGAAGGCACACAAGAAGTTATCTATGTGTACAAGCCAAAGGCAGATGTACCATCTGTTGTGGAAGGCACCGTTGTGGTGAAACATGTGGACGAAAGTGGCAAAGCAGTCGCAAAACCTGAAACAAAAACCGATGAAGTGGGTAAAAAATACGAGACTGAATCAAAAGAGATCCCAGGTTATGAGTTGGTGATTACACCAACTAACGCCACTGGTGAATTTAAAGAAGGCACACAAGAAGTTATCTATGTGTACAAGCCAAAGGCAGATGTACCATCTGTTGTGGAAGGCACCGTTGTGGTGAAACATGTGGACGAAAGTGGCAAAGCAGTCGCAAAACCTGAAACAAAAACCGATGAAGTGGGTAAAAAATACGAGACTGAATCAAAAGAGATCCCAGGTTATGAGTTGGTGATTACACCAACTAACGCCACTGGTGAATTTAAAGAAGGCACACAAGAAGTTATCTATGTGTACAAGCCAAAGGCAGATGTACCATCTGTTGTGGAAGGCACCGTTGTGGTGAAACATGTGGACGAAAGTGGCAAAGCAGTCGCAAAACCTGAAACAAAAACCGATGAAGTGGGTAAAAAATACGAGACTGAATCAAAAGAAATCCCAGGTTATGAGTTGGTGACCACACCAACTAACGCCACTGGTGAGTTTAAAGAAGGCACACAAGAAGTGATCTATGTGTACAAGCCAATTAAACAAATTATTACTAAAGAGGGTAATTCTAATGAAACGAATACGATAGAAAAACCATCAAGTAAGCCGATATCACAAGATGTAATAAAATATGAAAAGAAGAATAATAATGTCGTTTCAAAAAATGAACTAACGAAAACATTACCTAAAACAGGTGATATAGAAAAAATAAACTATCTATTAATGGGATTAATATCAGTAATTGGTTCTTTTGGAATGTTAATTTTAAGAAGAAAAAAATAA
- a CDS encoding response regulator transcription factor, producing MNHKIFIVEDDPIISQGLKTHLSQWGYECFSVDNFERVLDEMSDCQPDMVLMDISLPYYNGFYWCEQIRQTSEIPIIFLSSASDNMNMVMAMNMGADDFIAKPFDFSVLVAKTQALLRRSYQFGNVTSYQMGAYQLLFQDNRVKYKDEVVDISPTECKILSLLFQYKNQVVTKEMIMEKLWEGDDFIDSNTLSVNMTRLRKKLSVIQLDDHIQTVKGKGYLLDGLDR from the coding sequence ATGAATCATAAAATATTTATTGTAGAAGATGATCCGATTATTAGTCAAGGTTTAAAGACACATCTATCTCAGTGGGGGTATGAGTGTTTTAGTGTAGACAATTTTGAACGTGTGTTAGATGAAATGTCAGATTGCCAACCAGATATGGTGCTAATGGATATTTCGTTACCCTATTATAATGGTTTTTATTGGTGTGAACAAATACGACAAACATCGGAAATCCCGATTATATTTCTCTCGTCAGCCAGTGATAATATGAATATGGTCATGGCGATGAATATGGGAGCCGATGATTTTATTGCCAAACCATTCGATTTTTCTGTTTTAGTTGCAAAAACCCAAGCATTGCTCAGACGAAGCTACCAGTTTGGAAATGTAACGTCGTATCAAATGGGTGCGTATCAATTATTATTTCAAGATAATCGAGTAAAATATAAGGATGAAGTAGTTGATATATCACCAACAGAGTGCAAAATTTTATCTTTATTATTTCAATATAAAAATCAAGTAGTGACTAAAGAGATGATTATGGAAAAACTTTGGGAGGGTGACGACTTCATAGATAGCAACACACTCTCAGTTAATATGACACGTCTAAGAAAGAAATTATCTGTGATTCAACTTGATGACCATATTCAAACAGTGAAAGGGAAAGGCTACTTGTTAGATGGGTTAGATAGATGA
- a CDS encoding sensor histidine kinase yields MTQFLKHYIKGKWVIYALFVMMSGMFLTTFFLYDLTLTPFMDGLLFVFFILVIWTLVDMRKVYKEHEMLQDIIEQESVDNVLYQQLDIGEDMLNKDYQALLKKVSSENQHLENQLVKEQQLLLDYYAMWSHQIKTPLAALQVLVETEPESTTKIKNEISTIDGYLSMMLHYLKMTNLEDDLVLKKVELSGVVKKVIKKYRMFFIQKDLSVELVPFEKEIVTDEKWLLFILEQLIFNSIKYTKIGGIKIEMNNDTLTITDSGIGILPQDLPRIFESGYTGFNGRGHQKATGLGLHMSQNIATHLGIILEISSEVGKGTVVSMTFSQFDSMYD; encoded by the coding sequence ATGACACAATTTTTAAAACATTATATTAAGGGAAAATGGGTCATTTATGCGTTGTTTGTTATGATGAGTGGCATGTTTTTGACGACGTTCTTTTTATATGACCTAACTTTAACTCCTTTTATGGATGGGTTATTATTCGTGTTCTTTATTTTAGTGATTTGGACACTAGTGGATATGAGAAAAGTATATAAAGAACACGAGATGTTGCAAGATATCATCGAACAAGAATCAGTCGATAATGTGTTGTATCAGCAACTTGATATAGGTGAAGATATGCTAAACAAGGATTATCAAGCATTGTTGAAAAAAGTAAGTTCCGAAAATCAACACTTAGAGAACCAACTAGTTAAGGAACAACAATTACTATTAGATTATTATGCTATGTGGAGTCACCAGATAAAGACACCTCTAGCGGCCTTACAAGTTTTAGTCGAAACAGAACCAGAGTCAACGACCAAAATAAAAAATGAAATTTCAACGATTGATGGCTACTTATCTATGATGCTTCATTATTTAAAAATGACGAATTTAGAAGATGATTTAGTTTTAAAAAAAGTAGAACTATCAGGTGTTGTTAAAAAAGTAATCAAAAAATACCGCATGTTCTTTATACAAAAAGATTTGAGTGTGGAGTTGGTTCCATTTGAAAAAGAGATTGTCACAGATGAAAAATGGTTATTGTTTATTTTAGAGCAATTAATCTTTAACAGTATCAAATACACAAAAATTGGCGGAATAAAAATTGAAATGAATAATGATACTCTAACTATCACTGACAGTGGGATTGGTATCTTACCACAAGATTTACCACGGATTTTTGAATCAGGCTATACAGGATTTAATGGACGAGGACACCAAAAAGCAACAGGATTAGGACTTCATATGAGTCAAAATATTGCGACTCATTTAGGGATAATCTTAGAAATATCATCTGAAGTAGGAAAAGGAACAGTGGTTAGTATGACTTTTTCACAATTTGATAGTATGTATGATTAG
- a CDS encoding ABC transporter ATP-binding protein, whose translation MKILEVNNVKKTYHTRLGGAKVEALKQINFSVEAGEYVAIMGESGSGKSTLLNLLATLDKPTSGDILLNGKNMNDIKEKEAAAFRREHLGFVFQQFNLLDTFSVQDNILLPLVLAKTPLKEMMYRLDKLAPQLGLNKLLEKYPYELSGGQQQRVAAARALITQPDILLADEPTGALDSKTSTQLLSLFQEVNKQGQTIVMVTHSVVAASHANRVLFIKDGQVYNQIYRGSQNNDDFLNQISETMTVLLTGEA comes from the coding sequence ATGAAAATTTTAGAAGTGAATAATGTCAAAAAAACATATCATACACGTTTAGGGGGAGCGAAAGTTGAGGCGTTAAAGCAAATCAATTTTTCAGTGGAAGCTGGCGAATATGTTGCCATAATGGGAGAATCAGGTTCAGGAAAAAGCACACTGTTGAATTTATTAGCAACATTAGACAAACCAACTTCAGGTGATATTTTACTAAATGGTAAAAACATGAATGACATTAAAGAAAAAGAAGCAGCTGCTTTTAGGCGAGAACACTTGGGATTTGTATTCCAACAGTTTAATTTACTGGACACTTTTTCGGTTCAGGACAATATTTTATTACCATTAGTTTTAGCTAAAACACCCCTTAAAGAGATGATGTATAGATTAGATAAACTAGCACCACAACTTGGGTTGAATAAATTGTTGGAAAAATATCCTTATGAATTATCTGGTGGACAACAACAACGTGTAGCTGCAGCAAGAGCATTGATTACACAACCGGATATTTTACTTGCAGATGAGCCGACAGGAGCACTTGACTCGAAAACTTCTACTCAACTTTTATCATTGTTTCAAGAAGTAAACAAACAAGGACAAACAATCGTTATGGTGACACATAGTGTGGTAGCAGCAAGTCATGCGAATAGAGTATTGTTTATCAAAGATGGTCAAGTATATAATCAAATATACCGTGGCTCACAAAACAATGATGATTTTTTAAATCAGATCTCTGAAACGATGACGGTTTTGTTAACAGGGGAGGCGTAA
- a CDS encoding ABC transporter permease, producing the protein MFYLKLALTNLKKNKRAYAPFILSMIFLVNVNVIMQILLKNDGMNSLPGADSAKSLFGFGSIVILIFTTIFSLYTNSFLLKQRKKELGLYNILGMGKRELGKILFIETMLVSLFSIVVGLFTGIIFSKLSFLILKKMTGFGEGFTYNLTMTSLGYVVVFFIGIFLLLYVINMIQLKLVNPLELLKGTQTGEKEPKVKWLTGISGIVCIGAGYYMSVTIESPLKAISLFFIAILLVIFGTYALFMASSIMILKGLKRRKKYYYQPTHFIAISNMMYRMKQNAVGLASISILSTMVLVTLSTTGSLFFGMDNVIKNRNPYDMSLIVPQDKVKEVESLFKSEAKKYDVTLKEVDHADLSDGLMVIKDNNDYQLLSKEAKNLNDFSKSESLNFMTQDEYNRLEKTNLKLSDNEIAFYSMNGKFDGKSASFGNKEFKVKQIIDNITFIPRVSGISNMLFVVVANQKVMEDTIKALAPNDYTNYLEISPTVYANFTGESDKQLAYAKEMKSKLKEMGLTDSFSAAAIDREELQAFTGGFLFLGMILGLSFTLATGLIIYYKQISEGMQDEHRYDIMQKVGMSHQEVKQSIRGQIIMVFFFPIILATLHLAFAFPLMSNLLMLFGLSDKVLFMIICIIMVVIFLMIYLVMYAQTSKVYYRLVERKVV; encoded by the coding sequence ATGTTTTATTTAAAATTAGCCTTAACAAATTTAAAGAAAAATAAGCGAGCATATGCACCATTTATCTTATCGATGATTTTTTTGGTCAACGTCAATGTAATTATGCAAATTTTATTAAAAAATGATGGAATGAATTCTTTACCAGGAGCAGATTCAGCAAAATCATTGTTTGGATTTGGTTCAATCGTCATCTTAATCTTTACAACTATTTTTTCATTGTACACCAATAGTTTTTTGCTCAAACAAAGAAAAAAAGAACTAGGGTTATACAATATATTAGGGATGGGAAAACGTGAACTTGGCAAGATTTTATTTATCGAGACTATGTTGGTGTCTTTGTTTTCAATAGTAGTTGGATTATTTACGGGGATTATTTTTTCAAAATTATCGTTTCTAATTTTGAAAAAAATGACAGGATTTGGTGAAGGATTTACTTATAATTTAACGATGACGAGCTTAGGTTATGTAGTAGTATTTTTTATCGGTATCTTTTTATTACTTTATGTGATTAATATGATTCAGTTAAAACTAGTCAATCCTTTAGAATTATTAAAAGGCACTCAAACAGGAGAAAAAGAACCAAAAGTAAAATGGTTAACAGGTATATCAGGGATTGTCTGTATTGGTGCTGGGTACTATATGTCAGTTACGATTGAGTCCCCTTTAAAAGCAATCAGTCTATTTTTTATTGCGATTTTACTCGTGATTTTTGGAACGTATGCCTTATTTATGGCAAGTAGCATCATGATTTTAAAGGGGTTAAAACGGCGTAAAAAATATTATTATCAACCAACACATTTTATTGCGATTTCAAACATGATGTATCGAATGAAGCAAAATGCGGTTGGGTTAGCAAGTATCAGTATTTTAAGTACGATGGTACTAGTAACACTTAGCACAACAGGTAGTCTATTTTTTGGAATGGATAATGTCATAAAAAATCGTAATCCATATGATATGAGTCTGATTGTGCCACAAGACAAAGTAAAAGAAGTGGAATCATTATTTAAGTCAGAGGCTAAGAAATATGATGTTACATTAAAAGAAGTTGATCATGCAGATTTATCTGATGGATTAATGGTAATAAAAGACAATAATGATTATCAGTTATTATCTAAAGAAGCTAAAAATCTAAACGACTTTAGCAAATCAGAGTCTTTAAACTTTATGACACAAGATGAGTACAATCGTTTGGAAAAAACGAATTTAAAACTATCAGACAATGAGATTGCTTTTTATAGTATGAATGGTAAATTTGATGGAAAGTCAGCGTCGTTTGGTAACAAAGAATTTAAGGTTAAACAAATTATTGATAACATTACATTTATTCCAAGAGTAAGTGGTATTTCAAATATGTTGTTTGTTGTTGTGGCAAATCAAAAAGTGATGGAAGACACAATAAAGGCTTTGGCACCAAATGACTATACAAATTATTTGGAAATCAGTCCGACAGTATACGCTAATTTTACTGGGGAAAGTGATAAACAGTTAGCTTATGCTAAAGAGATGAAAAGCAAATTGAAAGAGATGGGACTAACTGACAGTTTCTCTGCAGCTGCGATTGACAGAGAAGAATTACAAGCATTCACAGGTGGTTTCTTATTTTTAGGTATGATTTTAGGACTTAGTTTCACTTTAGCCACAGGGTTAATCATCTACTACAAACAAATATCAGAAGGTATGCAGGATGAACATCGCTATGATATTATGCAAAAGGTTGGCATGAGTCATCAAGAAGTGAAACAAAGTATTAGAGGACAAATCATTATGGTATTCTTTTTCCCGATTATCCTCGCGACACTTCACTTAGCTTTTGCGTTTCCTTTGATGAGTAATTTACTGATGTTATTTGGATTGAGTGATAAAGTGTTATTTATGATAATTTGTATCATTATGGTAGTAATCTTTTTGATGATTTACCTTGTGATGTATGCTCAAACATCTAAAGTCTATTATCGATTAGTTGAGAGAAAAGTAGTATAA
- a CDS encoding restriction endonuclease subunit S has product MKLENVLTIKLGLNLSRQKDKEDIPIYANKDMLDDLEQLDINPPEKEIIPFDDGTHTVRTGDIVYNFINTVCGIVSPKHDGKTINQNFAKIIIDDEKIDAKFLCYLLNESSEIERQKFISFQGTIIKKLSPSMIQAFDVTLPPLEAQKKIGQLYFDSLKRRALNKREQELETIIIKNVLDNMMKVKR; this is encoded by the coding sequence ATGAAATTAGAAAATGTTTTAACAATTAAGTTAGGTTTAAACTTATCTCGTCAAAAAGATAAAGAAGATATCCCTATATATGCTAATAAAGATATGTTGGACGATTTAGAACAATTAGACATTAATCCGCCAGAAAAAGAGATTATTCCATTTGATGATGGGACACATACTGTTAGAACAGGTGATATTGTTTATAATTTTATTAATACAGTATGTGGCATTGTCAGTCCCAAACACGATGGAAAAACAATTAATCAAAATTTTGCTAAGATCATTATAGATGACGAAAAAATAGATGCGAAATTTTTATGCTATTTATTAAATGAATCATCCGAAATTGAGCGACAAAAATTTATATCTTTTCAAGGGACAATAATAAAAAAACTATCGCCTAGTATGATACAGGCTTTTGATGTCACGCTACCACCACTGGAAGCACAAAAAAAGATTGGACAATTATATTTTGATTCATTAAAACGGCGAGCTTTAAATAAAAGAGAGCAAGAGTTAGAAACTATTATAATAAAAAATGTATTAGATAACATGATGAAAGTTAAAAGGTGA